The following are from one region of the Silene latifolia isolate original U9 population chromosome 9, ASM4854445v1, whole genome shotgun sequence genome:
- the LOC141601477 gene encoding uncharacterized protein LOC141601477: MGITDLHHDGLVISMQVETANVMRILVDGSSSVNLIMLHVLKAMYINEDQITKKSSVLVGFSGETRNTLGEIYLPSYAEGISSYERFGVLDCLSSYNVILGRPWIHNVKAVPSTCHQCIKIPTDWGVATIKGEHKSAQECYTEALKPSKARFDAPDFVRPELVSFLKNKSSYFAWSHFDMTGISADVIIHMLNIDTSFKPMQ; this comes from the exons ATGGGCATCACTGACCTGCATCATGACGGCCTGGTGATCTCCATGCAAGTTGAAACTGCCAATGTAATGAGAATCCTGGTAGACGGaagcagctcagtgaacctgatcatgctacACGTACTCAAAGCCATGTATATCAAtgaggatcaaatcaccaagaaGTCCAGTGtcttggtaggattcagtggagaaacaagaaacacaTTGGGGGAAATCTATCTTCCCAGCTATGCTGAAGGCATTTCGtcctatgaaagatttggagtcctagaCTGTCTATCCTCCTACAATGTCATCCTGGGTaggccatggatccacaatgtcaaagccgTCCCCTCAACCTGCCATCAATGTATCAAGATACCCACGGattggggagtagcaaccatcaAAGGTGAACATAAGTCAGCCCAGGAATGTTACACCGaggccttgaagccttccaaggcaa GGTTTGATGCCCCTGATTTTGTCAGGCCTGAGTTAGTAAGTTTCCTAAAAAATAAGTCTTCTTAttttgcttggtctcattttgatatgactggaattagtgctgatgtTATTATTCATATGCTCAATATTGACACATCTTTCAAGCCTATGcagtaa
- the LOC141601476 gene encoding uncharacterized protein LOC141601476 has protein sequence MFAASIASEFRQVCMCKGFGTTLTGPALHWYINLPNGCIKSFANLINQQFGSSRELEKRSSDLYKITQKFDEILRAFLNKFDKKKVFIPICDVGTAVEAFKQGLLPNSDPYGELAKFPCHPLEDVQAKTLAYIRLEENKSYKVGASNNTKEYEKTNKKSDNYNRGNNCKTAPSTRPDHSEVNLTQDNKRLDNMGPVVRWPRKVEILKLRRDQTKWCEFHMDGGHITKDCITLRKEVAYLMKVGYLKDLIRTRGRNEDHGKSNQKQKQERNLPPRPPLYEVKFINGGSEICGLTGSATKTIARTP, from the exons ATGTTTGCTGCATCAATTGCAAGCGAGTTTAGGCAggtttgcatgtgcaaaggatttggaacaaccctgaccggTCCTGCGCTACACTGGTATATTAACCTGCCAAATGGATGCATCAAATCCTTTGCTAACCTGATCAACCAGCAGTTTGGAAGCAGCAGGGAATTGGAGAAGCGTTCCAGCGATCTGTACAAGATTACCCAAAAGTTTGATGAGATACTCAGGGCTTTCCTCAACAAATTCGACAAGAAGAAAGTATTTATTCCCATATGTGACGTCGGAACAGCAGTGGAAGCATTCAAGCAGGGGTTACTACCCAATAGTGATCCCTATGGTGAACTCGCCAAGTTTCCATGTCATCCCTTGGAGGACGTTCAAGCAAAGACGCTTGCCTACATCAGACTTGAGGAAAATAAAAGCTACAAGGTTGGAGCATCCAACAATACAAAAGAATATGAAAAGACGAACAAGAAGAGTGACAATTACAATAGAGGAAACAATTGCAAGACGGCCCCATCTACCAGGCCTGACCACTCAGAAGTCAACCTGACACAAGACAacaag cgacttgacaacatgggaccaGTGGTTAGGTGGCCTAGGAAGGTCGAAATTCTTAAACTTAGGAGAGACCAAACCAAATGGTGCGAGTTCCACATGGACGGAGGACACATAACAAAGGACTGCATTACACTCAGGAAAGAAGTGGCCTATCTAATGAAGGTAGGATACCTTAAAGATCTGATCAGAACTAGAGGCAGGAATGAAGATCATGGCAAGAGCAATCAAAAGCAAAAGCAGGAGCGCAATCTTCCTCCGCGACCTccactctatgaagtaaaattcataaatGGCGGATCAGAAATATGTGGCCTGACCGGTTCAGCAACGAAAACGATAGCCAGGACTCCTTAG